TCCGGCTCTCGCCAGCGGAGTACGACCGTCTCGACGCGCTGGCCGGAGACGGAAGCGGGGACGAGCGGGACGGGGACGAACGGTGAGCGAAGGCGGTGGCACGCTCGCACCAACCGTTCGACTCCGGCGGCAGTGGCTTCTCGTCGCAGCGTGTGCAGCGGTCGGGGTCGCGCTCGGCTGGGACGCGCTCCGTGAGCTCGACATGGCGATCGCCCGTCGGTGGGTGCTGCCGACGACGGCGGTGCTCGGGTTCGAACTGTGGTTTCTGACGCGTCACCTCGACCGCAACCGCACCGCAGAGGGACGGCTTTGCGAGACGCTCGGTCCTGCGAACGCCGTGACGCTCGTGCGGGGCGGGCTGTACGCAGCAGTCGCGGGGTTCGTGCTCGTCCCGCCGACGCCGGCGGTCGCGTGGCTGCCCGGCGTCTGTTACGGCGCGGGCGCGGCGCTCGATTGGATCGACGGCCGAATCGCCACGACGATCGGACGGGAGACGCGGCTCGGGGCGACGCTCGATCTGGCGTTCGACACGCTCGGGTTCCTCGTCGCCCCGCTCGTGGGCGTCGTCTGGGGACGGCTGCCGGTGTGGTATCTCGCGCTCTCGTTCGCTCGGTACGCGTTCAAGGCGGCACGGGCCGGGCGGCGATACCGGGGACGACCGGTGTACGACCTCCCCGAGAGTCGGGTTCGCCGCCCGCTCGCGGCGGGCCAGATGGCGTTCATCACGCTGGCGCTACTCCCCGTACTCCCCGCATCGATGGTCCACGCCGCGGCCACGCTCGCCCTCGCCCCA
This Halococcus saccharolyticus DSM 5350 DNA region includes the following protein-coding sequences:
- a CDS encoding CDP-alcohol phosphatidyltransferase family protein, which gives rise to MSEGGGTLAPTVRLRRQWLLVAACAAVGVALGWDALRELDMAIARRWVLPTTAVLGFELWFLTRHLDRNRTAEGRLCETLGPANAVTLVRGGLYAAVAGFVLVPPTPAVAWLPGVCYGAGAALDWIDGRIATTIGRETRLGATLDLAFDTLGFLVAPLVGVVWGRLPVWYLALSFARYAFKAARAGRRYRGRPVYDLPESRVRRPLAAGQMAFITLALLPVLPASMVHAAATLALAPSLAVFVRDYLVVSGRLRADEP